Proteins encoded in a region of the Panicum hallii strain FIL2 chromosome 3, PHallii_v3.1, whole genome shotgun sequence genome:
- the LOC112887695 gene encoding general transcription and DNA repair factor IIH helicase subunit XPD has translation MRFDLDGMPVHFPYAAIYPEQHAYMGELKRALDARGHALLEMPTGTGKTAALISLITSYSLANPSRPLRLIYCTRTVHEMEKTLAELRLLFGHLPPAASRSLLALGLSSRKNLCVHPQASAAAARDSVDTACRRLTASWVREKAASDPESTPLCEFYETFDRAAAGGDLASLMPPGVYTLADLRALGRQRRVCPYFLARQMVKYANVVVYSYQYLLDPKVASIVSREMQKECVIVFDEAHNIDNVCIEALSVSIRKQTLEGAERNLRRISQEIDRFKATDANRLRAEYNRLVDGLAQRGNLPISDAWLANPALPDDILKEAVPGNIRRAEHFLAVLRRLVRFLDGRLETENVENEMPVSFVASIHSQAGIDQKMLRFCYDRLHSLMMTLEITDTDEFMHIQTICDFATLIGTYTRGFSIIIEPYDERMPDIRDPVIQLSCHDASLAIRPVFDRFETVVITSGTLSPIDLYPRLLNFNPVISRSFTMSLTRDCICPMVLTRGSDQLPVSTKFDMRSDPGVVRNYGRLLLEMASAVPDGIVCFFVSYSYMDGIVNSWHEMGILQDIMQHKLVFIETPDVVETTLALDNYRKACDCGRGAVFFSVARGKVAEGIDFDRHYGRLVIMFGVPFQYTLSRILLARLEYLRETFQIKEGDFLTFDALRQAAQCVGRVIRSKADYGMMIFADKRYSRHDKRSKLPGWILSHLHDAHLNLSTDMALHIAREFLRRMAQPYDKTGSGGKKTLLTEEDLQNMAEDAMEM, from the exons ATGCGGTTTGACCTGGATGGCATGCCGGTGCACTTCCCGTACGCCGCGATCTACCCGGAGCAGCACGCGTACATGGGGGAGCTCAAGCGCGCCCTCGACGCGCGGGGGCACGCGCTGCTCGAGATGCCCACGGGCACCGGCAAGACGGCGGCGCTGATCTCCCTCATCACCTCCTACTCCCTCGCCAACCCGTCCCGCCCGCTCCGCCTCATCTACTGCACGCGCACCGTGCACGAGATGGAGAAGACCCTCGCCGAGCTCCGCCTCCTCTTCGGCCACCTGCCCCCTGCCGCCTCCCGCTCCCTCCTCGCACTCGGCCTCTCCTCCCGCAAGAACCTCTGCGTCCACCCGCAGgcgtccgccgccgctgcccgggACTCCGTCGACACCGCGTGCCGCCGCCTCACGGCATCCTGGGTCCGCGAGAAGGCTGCGTCCGACCCGGAGTCCACGCCGCTGTGCGAGTTCTACGAGACGTtcgaccgcgccgccgccggcggagaCCTCGCCTCCCTCATGCCGCCCGGGGTGTACACCCTCGCTGACCTTCGCGCGCTGGGTAGGCAGCGGCGGGTCTGCCCCTACTTCCTCGCCAGGCAGATGGTCAAGTACGCCAATGTTGTGGTGTATAGCTACCAGTACCTGCTCGATCCCAAGGTGGCCAGCATTGTGTCAAGGGAGATGCAGAAGGAGTGCGTCATCGTGTTCGATGAGGCTCACAACATCGACAATGTCTGCATCGAGGCACTCAGTGTCAGCATCCGCAAGCAGACGCTAGAAGGTGCTGAGCGGAATCTGCGGCGTATCTCACAAGAGATTGACAG GTTCAAGGCCACTGATGCCAATAGGCTTCGTGCTGAGTACAACAGACTGGTGGATGGGCTGGCACAGAGGGGGAATCTACCAA TATCGGATGCTTGGCTTGCCAATCCGGCTCTGCCTGATGACATTCTGAAGGAAGCTGTTCCTGGAAACATAAGGAGGGCTGAGCATTTCCTTGCTGTATTGCGGCGGCTTGTGAGGTTCCTTGATGGACGGCTGGAAACAGAAAACGTTGAGAATGAAATGCCTGTTTCCTTTGTTGCATCAATCCATTCCCAGGCTGGAATCGACCAGAAAATGCTCAGGTTTTGTTATGACCGGCTACACTCCCTAATGATGACATTAGAGATAACCGATACAGATGAGTTCATGCACATTCAGACCATCTGCGACTTTGCCACATTGATTGGAACTTACACACGAGGCTTTTCCATAATAATAGAACCATATGATGAAAGAATGCCTGACATTCGTGATCCTGTGATTCAG CTGAGCTGCCATGATGCTTCACTCGCAATAAGACCTGTTTTTGATCGCTTTGAAACAGTGGTGATCACTTCTGGAACTCTCAGCCCAATTGATCTTTATCCTCGTCTCTTGAATTTTAATCCTGTTATAAGCAGAAGTTTCACAATGTCCTTAACAAGGGATTGTATTTGTCCCATGGTCTTGACTCGAGGAAG TGATCAGCTACCTGTGAGTACAAAGTTTGATATGCGTAGTGATCCTGGTGTGGTGAGGAATTATGGCCGCCTCTTGCTGGAAATGGCTTCTGCTGTTCCAGATGGTATAGTTTGCTTTTTTGTCAGTTACTCCTATATGGATGGTATTGTCAACAGCTGGCACGAAATGGGAATTCTGCAG GACATCATGCAACATAAATTAGTATTCATCGAAACTCCAGATGTTGTTGAGACAACTTTGGCTCTTGATAACTACAGAAAGGCGTGCGACTGTGGAAGAGGTGCTGTTTTCTTCTCTGTTGCCAG GGGCAAAGTTGCTGAAGGTATCGATTTTGACCGACACTATGGCAGACTTGTTATCATGTTTGGTGTTCCTTTCCAGTACACACTTAGCCG GATATTGCTTGCTAGATTGGAGTACCTAAGAGAGACTTTTCAGATAAAAGAGGGCGACTTCCTGACGTTTGATGCTTTG AGGCAAGCGGCCCAATGTGTTGGCCGTGTGATTCGCTCTAAAGCAGACTATGGGATGATGATATTTGCTGACAAGAG GTACAGTCGACATGATAAACGGTCTAAATTGCCTGGGTGGATACTGTCACACTTGCATGATGCTCACCTAAACCTGAGCACTGATATGGCTCTGCATATAGCTCGGGAG TTTCTCCGGAGGATGGCACAGCCATACGACAAGACGGGGAGCGGCGGGAAGAAGACGCTCCTGACCGAGGAGGACCTGCAGAATATGGCAGAGGACGCCATGGAGATGTGA